A stretch of Aedes aegypti strain LVP_AGWG chromosome 2, AaegL5.0 Primary Assembly, whole genome shotgun sequence DNA encodes these proteins:
- the LOC5572622 gene encoding uncharacterized protein LOC5572622 — MNYGRKTPSTYRSTPSVYSHITSRSQSNLHSQRSRSMKSVRIPWYQKPLLHNNKYIDIQRGAIITGTFSIFVAIFTIVTAIFDVYCLAMAAPGSTHYGYYIISYEFVYVGNIHVRNALMIAALFSLIGGLVVLVTSIMLVHALRKEHENRVVPWLWSFAVFTLFRFLALLLFSIVNDLIFAYNVIITMIWIMIILASVYGWLVVYSLYLELADLTKLEDLAHLRMGTMQSLNASVAHSLAGSRPTTPHSTVSTMPVGGVV; from the coding sequence ATGAACTACGGCCGGAAGACTCCGTCGACCTACAGGTCGACACCGTCGGTCTATTCGCACATTACAAGCCGATCGCAATCGAATCTGCACTCACAGCGATCGCGATCGATGAAATCCGTCCGGATACCATGGTATCAGAAGCCATTGCTGCACAACAACAAATACATTGACATCCAGCGGGGAGCGATCATCACCGGGACGTTCTCGATCTTTGTCGCAATCTTCACGATCGTAACTGCCATCTTTGACGTGTACTGCCTGGCAATGGCCGCTCCAGGCTCCACGCACTACGGATACTACATCATCTCGTACGAATTTGTCTACGTCGGAAACATTCACGTGCGAAATGCGCTGATGATCGCGGCACTGTTTTCGCTTATTGGTGGCCTGGTCGTGCTGGTGACCAGCATAATGTTAGTACACGCGCTTCGTAAAGAACACGAAAACCGGGTCGTTCCATGGCTATGGTCATTTGCCGTATTCACTCTGTTCCGATTCCTTGCACTGCTGCTGTTCTCGATCGTGAACGATCTGATCTTTGCGTACAACGTCATCATAACCATGATCTGGATAATGATCATCTTGGCATCGGTCTATGGATGGCTGGTGGTCTACTCGCTATACCTGGAGCTAGCCGACTTGACCAAGCTGGAAGATCTGGCCCATTTGAGGATGGGAACGATGCAATCCCTGAACGCTTCAGTTGCTCATTCGCTGGCTGGATCCCGTCCAACGACGCCACACAGCACGGTATCGACCATGCCAGTCGGTGGAGTAGTCTAA